The following proteins come from a genomic window of Ursus arctos isolate Adak ecotype North America unplaced genomic scaffold, UrsArc2.0 scaffold_12, whole genome shotgun sequence:
- the OLFML3 gene encoding olfactomedin-like protein 3: protein MGPRTPLLTLFLLSWLRPLQGQQHHLVEYMERRLAALEERLAQCQDQSSRHAAELRDFKNKMLPLLEVAEKEREALRTEADTISGRVDRLEREVDYLETQNPALPCVEVDEKVTGGPGIKGKGRRNEKYDMLTDCGYTISQVRSMKILKRFGGPAGLWTKDPMGPTEKIYVLDGTQNDTAFIFPRLRDFTLAMAARKASRVRVPFPWVGTGQLVYGGFLYYARRPPGGPGGGGELENTLQLIKFHLANRTVVDSSVFPAEGLIPPYGLTADTYIDLAADEEGLWAVYATREDDRHLCLAKLDPQTLDTEQQWDTPCPRENAEAAFVICGTLYVVYNTRPASRARIQCSFDASGTLTPERAALPYFPRRYGAHASLRYNPRERQLYAWDDGYQIVYKLEMRKKEEEV, encoded by the exons ATGGGGCCCCGCACGCCTCTCCTCACCTTGTTCCTTTTGTCATGGCTGCGACCCCTTCAAGGACAGCAGCACCACCTTGTGGAGTACATGGAACGCCGACTCGCTGCCTTAGAG GAACGGCTGGCCCAGTGCCAGGACCAAAGTAGCCGGCATGCCGCTGAGCTGAGGGACTTCAAGAACAAGATGCTGCCGCTGCTGGAGGTGGCCGAGAAGGAGCGCGAGGCCCTCAGAACTGAGGCCGACACCATCTCGGGGAGAGTGGACCGTCTGGAGCGGGAGGTTGACTACCTGGAGACCCAGAACCCAGCCCTACCCTGTGTGGAGGTTGATGAGAAGGTGACCGGAGGCCCTGGGATCAAAGGCAAGGGCAGAAGAAACGAGAAGTACGACATGCTGACAG ACTGTGGCTACACAATCTCTCAGGTGAGATCCATGAAGATCCTGAAGCGGTTCGGTGGCCCAGCTGGTCTGTGGACCAAGGATCCCATGGGGCCAACAGAGAAGATCTACGTATTAGATGGGACACAGAACGACACGGCCTTTATCTTCCCAAGGCTGCGGGACTTCACCCTCGCCATGGCCGCCCGGAAAGCTTCCCGGGTCCGGGTGCCCTTCCCCTGGGTAGGCACGGGGCAGCTGGTGTATGGTGGCTTTCTTTATTACGCCCGGAGGCCTCCTGGAGGACCCGGAGGAGGCGGTGAGCTGGAGAACACTTTGCAGCTCATCAAATTCCACCTGGCAAACCGGACCGTGGTGGACAGCTCCGTATTCCCGGCGGAGGGTTTGATCCCCCCGTACGGGCTGACAGCAGACACGTACATCGACCTGGCCGCTGACGAGGAGGGCCTTTGGGCCGTCTATGCCACTCGGGAAGATGACAGGCACTTGTGTCTGGCCAAGTTAGACCCCCAGACCCTGGACACCGAGCAGCAGTGGGACACCCCGTGTCCCAGAGAGAATGCCGAGGCTGCCTTTGTCATCTGCGGGACCCTGTACGTGGTCTATAACACCCGCCCTGCCAGCCGCGCCCGCATCCAGTGCTCCTTTGACGCCAGCGGCACCCTGACCCCTGAAAGGGCAGCACTCCCGTATTTCCCCCGCCGATATGGGGCCCATGCAAGCCTCCGCTATAACCCCCGAGAGCGCCAGCTCTATGCCTGGGATGACGGCTACCAGATTGTCTATAAGCtggagatgagaaagaaagaggaagaagtctGA